One window of the Labilibaculum sp. genome contains the following:
- a CDS encoding SulP family inorganic anion transporter → MKYNFRPKLFSVLKGYNVRAFQKDLFAGIIVGIVALPLAIAFAVASGVSPEKGLITAILAGFIISLLGGSRVQIGGPTGAFIVIVYGIVSQYGIDGLMISTFLAGIFLVLFGVLRLGAVLKFIPHPLIVGFTSGIALVIFSTQIKAAFGLNAAEIPSEFIGKWACYFSNISSFNIHAIAISGGTILLTLFAGKLIPKIPGSFIAIITMTALVQVLDMPVETIESVYGSIPNSFSFSVPTIDWTNLPNYFQPAITIAILGAIESLLSAVVADGMIGGNHRSNTELIAQGIANIFSPIFGGIPATGAIARTATNVKNGGRTPVAGIIHALTLLLIMLVFGQWAKLIPMSCLAGILIVVSYNMSEWRSFKSILKGSRFDIIVLLTTFFLTVLVDLTIAIEMGIVLSSLIFMYRMSKINGVFQHESESDEIQNYNQIPKEIEIYEISGPFFFAAAKRYQETLRNLKSSTSVLIIRMRHVPFIDNTGVRNFTEIIKDLENRKTKVILSGVNSEVMGDLLKSEIHHLINEENIFDNFDDAVEAAKKLL, encoded by the coding sequence ATGAAATATAATTTCAGACCTAAATTATTCTCTGTCCTAAAAGGCTACAATGTCCGGGCTTTTCAAAAAGATTTGTTTGCAGGAATTATTGTAGGTATCGTTGCTCTTCCTTTAGCCATTGCATTTGCTGTTGCATCGGGTGTTTCGCCTGAAAAGGGCTTGATTACAGCTATCCTTGCCGGATTTATCATTTCCTTATTGGGTGGCAGCCGTGTTCAAATTGGTGGACCTACCGGAGCTTTTATTGTAATTGTTTACGGTATTGTCAGCCAGTATGGCATTGATGGTTTAATGATCTCTACATTTTTAGCAGGTATTTTTCTGGTACTTTTTGGTGTATTGCGTCTGGGAGCAGTTTTAAAATTCATTCCCCACCCATTAATTGTTGGTTTTACTTCGGGTATAGCCCTGGTTATTTTTTCGACTCAAATTAAAGCCGCCTTTGGCTTAAATGCAGCAGAAATACCATCTGAATTTATTGGAAAATGGGCTTGTTATTTCTCTAATATTTCCAGTTTCAATATCCATGCTATCGCGATTAGCGGGGGCACAATTCTATTGACCTTGTTCGCTGGCAAATTGATCCCTAAAATACCAGGATCATTTATTGCAATTATTACAATGACTGCACTTGTGCAGGTTTTAGACATGCCGGTTGAAACCATCGAATCGGTATATGGAAGCATCCCCAATTCGTTTAGTTTCTCGGTTCCAACTATCGACTGGACCAATCTTCCAAATTACTTTCAACCTGCTATTACCATTGCAATTTTGGGCGCGATCGAGTCTTTGCTATCCGCAGTAGTTGCCGATGGTATGATTGGAGGAAATCATCGGTCCAATACAGAGTTGATTGCTCAGGGAATTGCCAATATCTTCTCTCCTATTTTCGGAGGTATTCCAGCAACAGGAGCTATTGCAAGAACTGCAACCAATGTTAAAAATGGTGGACGCACACCTGTTGCGGGAATAATTCATGCACTTACTCTTCTATTAATCATGTTGGTGTTTGGACAATGGGCAAAATTAATTCCAATGTCGTGTCTGGCAGGTATATTGATTGTTGTTTCCTATAACATGAGTGAATGGAGATCTTTCAAATCTATCCTTAAAGGTTCAAGATTCGATATTATCGTTTTACTCACGACCTTCTTCTTAACCGTCTTGGTTGATTTAACCATCGCCATCGAAATGGGAATCGTACTGTCATCCTTAATCTTCATGTATCGAATGTCAAAAATCAATGGGGTTTTTCAACACGAATCGGAATCGGATGAAATACAGAATTACAATCAAATCCCTAAAGAAATTGAGATATATGAAATTAGCGGACCGTTCTTTTTTGCTGCGGCCAAAAGATATCAGGAAACCCTTCGTAACCTGAAAAGTTCTACATCAGTTCTTATCATTCGAATGCGGCACGTTCCCTTTATTGATAACACCGGAGTTCGAAATTTCACCGAAATCATTAAAGATCTGGAGAATAGAAAAACAAAGGTGATTTTATCCGGAGTAAATTCGGAAGTAATGGGCGATTTACTAAAAAGCGAAATTCATCACTTAATAAACGAAGAAAATATCTTCGACAATTTTGATGATGCAGTTGAAGCTGCTAAAAAATTACTATAG
- a CDS encoding 4Fe-4S binding protein, which translates to MKDITILSGKGGTGKTSITAALASVIKNTVFVDADVDAADLHIIFQPENKETHVFEGAWVASIDTNLCTNCGLCRQHCKFEAIHFKPGGGLRIDAFACEGCRLCERICPAGAISSERSRNNHWFVSDTRFGSLVHAKMGPGEENSGKLVTQIRKSAKKIAIETNAEFILNDGPPGIGCAAIASITGTDAVILVTEPSKSGFHDLVRLVELVQSFQIPMYALINKYDINLEISMQMESFFTTQGITLMGKLPFSEEVVYSMVEKKTILEYNKDSEIGNALLELWKKVDVSELKIEQ; encoded by the coding sequence ATGAAGGATATAACTATTCTTAGTGGTAAAGGGGGAACAGGAAAAACCAGTATTACAGCAGCTTTGGCTTCGGTGATTAAAAATACTGTTTTTGTAGATGCTGATGTTGATGCAGCTGATCTTCACATTATTTTTCAACCGGAAAATAAAGAGACGCATGTGTTCGAGGGAGCTTGGGTTGCTTCTATTGATACCAATTTATGTACCAATTGTGGTCTTTGCAGACAGCATTGCAAATTTGAAGCTATCCATTTTAAACCGGGTGGAGGCTTACGTATCGATGCTTTTGCATGTGAAGGTTGTCGTCTTTGTGAACGTATTTGTCCTGCAGGAGCAATCAGTTCAGAGCGAAGCCGCAACAATCATTGGTTTGTGTCCGATACGCGTTTTGGATCATTGGTTCATGCTAAAATGGGACCGGGTGAGGAAAATTCGGGTAAATTAGTCACTCAAATTCGAAAAAGCGCTAAGAAAATTGCCATAGAAACAAATGCTGAATTTATTTTAAATGATGGGCCTCCGGGAATCGGCTGTGCGGCAATTGCGTCTATTACCGGAACCGATGCAGTAATTTTGGTTACAGAGCCCAGCAAATCAGGATTTCATGATTTAGTGCGTTTGGTAGAGTTGGTGCAGTCGTTCCAAATACCGATGTATGCTCTAATCAATAAATATGATATCAATTTAGAAATTTCCATGCAAATGGAAAGCTTTTTTACCACACAGGGAATTACGCTGATGGGCAAACTGCCTTTTTCCGAAGAGGTAGTTTACTCGATGGTAGAGAAAAAAACAATTTTGGAGTACAATAAAGATTCGGAAATTGGCAACGCACTATTAGAACTTTGGAAGAAAGTTGATGTTTCCGAACTAAAAATTGAACAATGA
- a CDS encoding YkgJ family cysteine cluster protein, whose amino-acid sequence MQTNKLSIQNILPLTCARIGACCHGNQVLLNPWELMCLAREKKIAPREFRDLYCEFGGIRLHFNGKAAWGEKQACSQYVDDFGCSVHLGRPLACRLYPLGRQIQNNEVHYMFQGDKFPCLEKCPEVINLPQMSVGEYLNGQITDQFEKAQDQYLEIMQNIADIAFELLLDTGLAESGDKETLPLWRKMGNELPEVLAERIGQEWIDCLMIPEISDEDPIAFTQKHNDLLQLKAQKQFGTLQTNQELHEASVLMMGVALHFARGIGADPKILAEHWIGIAKNHGAQE is encoded by the coding sequence ATGCAAACAAATAAACTGAGTATTCAAAATATATTGCCTCTCACCTGCGCCCGGATCGGAGCTTGCTGCCATGGCAACCAAGTGTTGCTTAATCCATGGGAGTTGATGTGTTTGGCCAGAGAAAAAAAAATTGCACCAAGGGAATTTCGGGATCTTTACTGTGAGTTCGGCGGAATTCGTTTGCACTTCAACGGAAAAGCAGCATGGGGAGAGAAGCAGGCCTGCTCTCAATATGTCGATGATTTTGGATGCAGTGTTCATCTGGGACGTCCGCTGGCTTGTCGGTTATATCCACTAGGTCGTCAAATACAAAATAATGAAGTTCACTATATGTTTCAGGGAGATAAATTTCCTTGTTTGGAAAAATGTCCTGAAGTTATCAATTTACCTCAAATGAGTGTTGGGGAATATCTTAACGGACAGATAACGGATCAATTCGAAAAGGCTCAGGATCAATATTTAGAAATAATGCAAAATATAGCTGATATTGCATTTGAACTGCTTCTTGATACTGGACTGGCTGAATCCGGCGATAAGGAAACATTGCCGTTATGGAGAAAAATGGGCAATGAGCTTCCGGAAGTATTAGCAGAAAGAATAGGACAGGAGTGGATTGATTGTTTGATGATTCCTGAAATTTCTGATGAGGATCCGATTGCATTTACTCAAAAACACAATGATTTACTTCAATTAAAAGCGCAGAAACAATTTGGAACCCTGCAAACAAATCAGGAATTACATGAAGCTTCTGTCCTAATGATGGGCGTTGCATTGCATTTTGCCCGTGGTATAGGTGCTGATCCAAAGATTCTTGCTGAACATTGGATCGGTATTGCAAAGAATCACGGTGCTCAGGAATAG
- the hypD gene encoding trans-4-hydroxy-L-proline dehydratase translates to MNSNNLHKTPERAPRSESNFSNAHSSDSHAGMSERIQNLRKISVDTEPSLDIERALIETAFYKENNGKYSIPMMRALTFMEICKKKTIYLGEGELIVGERGPSPKCVPTFPELTCHSVDDLNVLNTRDLQRYTISKEDIDTYAREVIPYWEGRTMRERIFNYVPQEWSAAYEAGLFTEFMEQRAPGHTTLDGKIYQKGLLDFKKDIQAHIERLDFMNDEEATDKLEELKAMAVSCDAAILFAERHADLAEEQAKTEKDAKRLAELNNIAAVCRWVPAHAPRNFHEAIQMYWFMHLGTITELNGWDAMNPGHFDQHLEPFYNRETEAGDLSREEAKELLSCFWIKVNNHPAPPKVGITARESGTYNDFTNINIGGVRRDGSDGVSGVSYLMLEIIEDLHILQPGSSIHVSTRTPDRFLKEGCKVIRQGHGYPSVFNPDVYIMELLRQGKSLEDAREGGCSGCIEVGAFGKEAYVLTGYLNVPKILEVSLNNGINPVTGKMAGIQTGDPRNFKNFEELYEAFLKQLNFVVDQKVRVSNYIDRMFAKYAPAPLLSVLTDDCIARGRDYYNAGPRYNTNYIQCTGLGTITDSLATLKKHVFESKNFTMDAIIEAVAKNFEGEEILRQTILNKTPFFGNDDEYADSIAVRVYNDLLEAIDGKPNTKGETYHLNMLSTTCHVYFGKVMGATPNGRLAGKSISDGTSPSHGSDVNGPSAVIRSLTKIDQTKSGGTLLNQRFLPSLLKRDEDINKLSKLIRSYFSLGGHHIQFNIVDSATLLAAQACPEDYKDLLVRMAGYSDYFNDMNADLQQEVIDRTENESF, encoded by the coding sequence ATGAATTCAAATAATCTACATAAAACTCCTGAGCGTGCGCCTCGTTCAGAAAGCAATTTTAGCAATGCTCATTCTTCTGATTCTCATGCAGGCATGAGCGAACGCATTCAAAATTTACGCAAAATAAGTGTTGATACAGAGCCATCGCTTGATATCGAAAGAGCTTTGATCGAAACCGCTTTTTACAAAGAAAACAATGGGAAGTATTCCATTCCCATGATGCGGGCATTGACCTTCATGGAAATTTGTAAAAAGAAAACAATTTATTTGGGTGAAGGGGAATTGATCGTAGGAGAACGTGGCCCATCTCCAAAATGTGTACCTACTTTTCCTGAGTTGACCTGCCATAGTGTTGACGATTTAAATGTATTGAATACCCGTGACTTGCAGCGCTATACCATATCGAAGGAAGATATTGACACTTATGCTCGTGAGGTAATTCCATACTGGGAAGGCCGCACCATGCGCGAACGCATTTTTAACTACGTACCCCAAGAGTGGAGTGCGGCTTACGAAGCAGGTTTGTTTACCGAATTTATGGAACAGCGTGCTCCTGGCCACACCACTTTAGATGGCAAGATTTACCAAAAAGGATTGCTTGATTTTAAAAAAGACATTCAGGCCCACATCGAGCGGTTGGATTTTATGAATGATGAGGAGGCCACTGACAAGCTGGAAGAACTGAAAGCCATGGCCGTTTCCTGTGATGCTGCGATTCTGTTTGCAGAACGCCATGCCGATTTAGCCGAAGAACAGGCAAAAACAGAAAAAGATGCCAAAAGACTTGCCGAGCTGAACAATATTGCGGCAGTCTGTCGGTGGGTACCGGCTCATGCACCCCGGAATTTTCACGAAGCCATACAAATGTATTGGTTCATGCATCTTGGAACCATCACCGAGCTGAATGGATGGGATGCCATGAATCCCGGGCATTTTGATCAGCATCTGGAACCTTTCTACAACAGGGAAACGGAAGCCGGAGACTTATCCCGTGAGGAGGCAAAGGAATTATTGAGTTGTTTCTGGATTAAAGTAAACAATCATCCTGCACCGCCCAAAGTGGGAATTACAGCACGCGAAAGCGGCACCTATAACGATTTTACGAACATCAATATTGGAGGAGTCCGCAGAGACGGTTCCGATGGTGTTAGCGGGGTTTCTTATCTGATGCTGGAGATTATTGAAGACCTGCATATTCTGCAGCCGGGAAGTTCCATTCATGTTAGTACACGTACTCCTGATCGTTTTTTAAAAGAGGGTTGTAAGGTGATTCGTCAGGGACACGGTTATCCTTCCGTTTTCAATCCCGATGTGTACATCATGGAATTGCTTCGTCAGGGAAAGTCATTGGAAGATGCGCGCGAAGGCGGTTGCAGCGGTTGTATCGAAGTCGGAGCTTTTGGGAAAGAAGCCTATGTTTTAACCGGTTATCTGAATGTTCCAAAGATTTTAGAGGTAAGCTTAAATAATGGTATTAATCCCGTAACCGGTAAAATGGCTGGAATTCAAACCGGCGATCCCCGCAATTTTAAAAACTTTGAAGAATTGTACGAAGCATTTCTGAAACAGCTGAATTTTGTGGTGGATCAGAAGGTCAGGGTAAGTAATTATATCGACCGGATGTTTGCCAAATATGCACCGGCACCACTTTTATCGGTATTAACCGACGATTGCATTGCCAGAGGCCGCGATTATTACAATGCCGGACCACGATACAACACAAACTATATTCAATGTACAGGTTTGGGAACCATTACCGATAGTTTGGCAACACTGAAAAAACACGTGTTTGAGTCGAAAAATTTTACAATGGATGCAATCATAGAGGCTGTGGCTAAAAATTTCGAAGGGGAAGAAATTCTTCGTCAGACAATACTCAATAAAACACCTTTTTTTGGAAATGACGATGAATACGCCGATAGCATTGCAGTGCGTGTTTACAACGATTTACTGGAAGCCATTGATGGGAAACCCAATACTAAAGGAGAAACTTATCATCTGAACATGCTTTCGACGACCTGTCATGTGTATTTTGGCAAAGTAATGGGAGCTACTCCTAACGGACGTTTGGCCGGGAAATCCATTTCCGATGGAACTTCTCCTTCGCATGGCAGCGATGTAAACGGTCCTTCAGCAGTGATTCGTTCCCTGACAAAAATTGATCAGACCAAATCGGGTGGAACTTTATTGAATCAGCGTTTTCTTCCAAGTTTACTGAAAAGGGATGAAGACATTAATAAGCTGAGCAAGCTGATCCGGAGCTACTTTTCATTGGGTGGTCATCACATTCAATTTAATATTGTTGATTCAGCAACTTTGCTGGCGGCTCAGGCTTGTCCGGAAGATTACAAAGACTTGTTGGTACGTATGGCCGGTTACAGCGATTATTTTAACGATATGAATGCCGATTTACAGCAGGAAGTGATTGATCGTACTGAAAATGAATCGTTTTAA
- a CDS encoding YoaK family protein, translating to MFRHQGKSRTLEHNLQIAIVLSFVAGVVNVTGFLSIKQFTTNVTGHFALFIYDVANFEFGKGAIYFLYLFSFLFGSFSSSFLIEKFRETKRLNVYVLPTSIESLILITIAAFSNFENLLHPDLIACMLLFAMGLQNSYVTKISNAIVRTTHLTGLFTDLGIELSQLFFPKSHPHREKIKATIKLRVYIISCFFLGGLIGGFLFTRINLKLNTLIFGAVILLMTLFYDDFKFRLILKKRKKTAHNRKYNALRLKSGSSK from the coding sequence ATGTTTAGACATCAGGGCAAAAGCAGAACTTTAGAGCATAATCTGCAAATTGCTATTGTTTTGTCTTTTGTTGCTGGAGTTGTTAATGTGACAGGATTCTTATCTATAAAACAATTCACGACAAATGTGACAGGACATTTTGCTCTTTTTATTTATGATGTTGCAAATTTCGAATTTGGGAAAGGTGCTATCTATTTCCTGTATCTATTTTCGTTTCTTTTTGGTTCTTTTTCATCTAGTTTTCTTATCGAAAAATTTAGGGAAACCAAAAGACTTAATGTTTATGTTTTACCAACATCAATAGAATCATTAATTTTAATAACTATTGCTGCATTTAGCAACTTTGAGAATCTTCTGCATCCTGACCTGATTGCATGTATGTTACTATTTGCTATGGGACTTCAAAATTCATATGTGACTAAAATATCAAATGCGATAGTGCGGACAACACATTTAACCGGACTTTTTACCGATTTAGGTATTGAACTTTCTCAATTGTTTTTTCCTAAATCACATCCTCACAGAGAAAAAATTAAAGCAACAATAAAACTTCGGGTTTATATTATTTCTTGTTTCTTTCTGGGTGGATTAATTGGAGGCTTTCTATTTACGAGAATTAATTTAAAATTAAACACATTGATTTTTGGTGCAGTAATTTTATTAATGACCTTATTTTATGATGATTTTAAATTTAGATTAATTCTTAAGAAAAGAAAAAAAACTGCACACAATAGAAAGTACAATGCGTTGCGGCTGAAAAGTGGAAGCTCGAAATAA
- a CDS encoding thioesterase family protein: MIIGEYKIRPRYNEVDQMGYVYHANYVNYCHQARTELLRQFGINDKVLEDNNIMLPVIEMNLRYLKPTGYDEELTVRTKIKELPKVRFKFEFEFENGKGEKTCTATSTVVFVDSKTRKPHQVPDMVVSALQNEFQLVV; this comes from the coding sequence ATGATTATTGGTGAATATAAAATACGGCCAAGATACAACGAGGTCGATCAAATGGGATATGTGTATCATGCCAATTACGTCAATTATTGTCATCAGGCCAGAACGGAACTGTTGCGCCAATTCGGCATAAACGACAAGGTGTTAGAGGATAATAATATTATGCTTCCTGTAATTGAAATGAATTTAAGATATTTAAAACCGACAGGCTATGATGAAGAATTAACGGTTCGAACCAAAATAAAGGAATTGCCCAAGGTTCGTTTCAAATTTGAGTTCGAATTTGAAAACGGAAAAGGAGAAAAGACATGTACTGCAACATCTACGGTGGTTTTTGTGGATAGTAAAACCCGAAAACCACATCAAGTTCCTGACATGGTTGTGAGTGCCCTGCAAAACGAATTTCAATTAGTAGTTTAG
- a CDS encoding glycyl-radical enzyme activating protein gives MGKGLIFDIKRYAINDGPGIRVTIFFKGCPLSCVWCHNPESILDYAQKMYTASKCIGAVKCTEVCPNNALTLTRNGIETDVELCNLCGKCAEVCPTKAIEMSGREYSTADLMKIIERETIFFDHSQGGVTFSGGEPLMHFQKLIELLDQCGKKDIHRVVDTTLFANTDVVLDVAKRTELFLVDLKAWDSEVHQKYTGVPNEQILKNIKRLAETGKDFIIRIPFIDGVNADEQTLRNEAAFLSSIPWERKEVNLLLYHDIAKGKHQKLGSAYKAEELATPSDEMVQLAQSIFAEKGISATVGG, from the coding sequence ATGGGAAAAGGACTGATTTTCGATATTAAAAGATACGCTATTAATGATGGGCCCGGCATTCGGGTAACTATTTTCTTTAAAGGCTGCCCTTTGTCCTGCGTTTGGTGTCATAATCCGGAAAGTATTTTGGATTACGCGCAGAAAATGTACACAGCTTCGAAATGTATCGGAGCTGTAAAATGTACAGAGGTTTGTCCGAATAATGCGCTGACTTTAACCAGAAATGGGATTGAAACAGATGTTGAATTGTGTAATCTTTGTGGAAAGTGTGCTGAGGTTTGTCCAACAAAGGCCATTGAAATGTCGGGGCGTGAATACAGTACGGCTGATTTGATGAAAATTATTGAAAGGGAGACCATTTTCTTTGATCATTCCCAAGGTGGAGTGACTTTTTCAGGCGGAGAACCCTTGATGCATTTTCAAAAACTGATTGAACTTCTCGATCAATGTGGTAAAAAGGACATTCATCGGGTAGTGGATACTACATTATTTGCGAATACGGATGTTGTTCTTGATGTGGCCAAACGAACTGAATTATTTTTGGTTGATTTGAAAGCCTGGGATTCTGAAGTGCACCAAAAATATACGGGAGTTCCCAATGAGCAAATTCTTAAAAATATAAAGCGGTTGGCAGAAACAGGTAAAGATTTTATCATTCGCATCCCCTTTATCGATGGGGTGAACGCTGACGAACAAACTCTGAGAAATGAAGCGGCGTTTCTATCGTCAATCCCATGGGAACGAAAAGAAGTGAACCTGTTGCTTTATCATGATATAGCAAAGGGAAAACATCAAAAACTGGGTTCGGCATACAAAGCTGAGGAATTGGCAACTCCCTCAGATGAAATGGTACAATTAGCTCAATCCATTTTCGCCGAAAAAGGCATAAGTGCCACTGTTGGTGGCTAA
- a CDS encoding P-loop NTPase gives MAFKIAVASGKGGTGKTTFAVNLFSSINEHWTRSVQLVDCDVEEPNDLLFFRNFSVKSEKLSEQVIPKIDTSKCTFCKKCEEYCEFNAIVMIPSMQYAVVNKDLCHSCGACFVACQFDAIHETKNAIGTVTNYNIGNDLSLMEGNLRVGSPLQTMLIKDLKKNLVGEHDILIYDAPPGTSCPVVETISDADFVILVTEPTPFGVYDLKLTVDLLREVNKPFGVFVNKAGLGDSEVYEFLKAENIDLLGEIPFSKEYAGLYAKGKIVSCVPLQFAKEYRKVVEYLKKLN, from the coding sequence ATGGCGTTTAAAATAGCCGTTGCAAGTGGCAAAGGAGGAACAGGCAAAACAACTTTTGCTGTTAATTTATTTTCTTCCATCAATGAGCATTGGACAAGAAGTGTACAGTTGGTTGACTGCGATGTGGAAGAGCCGAATGACCTTTTGTTTTTTCGGAATTTCTCGGTTAAGAGCGAGAAATTATCAGAGCAGGTGATTCCCAAAATAGACACTTCGAAATGTACATTTTGTAAAAAATGTGAGGAATATTGTGAATTCAACGCAATTGTAATGATTCCCTCAATGCAGTATGCTGTTGTGAATAAGGATTTGTGTCATTCTTGTGGTGCTTGTTTTGTGGCCTGTCAGTTTGATGCTATTCACGAAACCAAAAATGCCATTGGAACTGTGACCAATTACAATATTGGTAATGATTTGAGTCTGATGGAAGGCAATTTGCGGGTTGGTTCTCCATTGCAGACTATGTTGATTAAGGATTTAAAGAAGAACTTAGTTGGTGAACATGATATTCTGATTTACGATGCACCACCTGGTACAAGTTGTCCGGTTGTTGAGACCATTTCGGATGCCGATTTTGTGATTTTAGTGACTGAGCCAACTCCATTCGGAGTATATGACTTAAAGCTTACTGTTGATTTATTGCGTGAGGTGAATAAACCTTTTGGTGTTTTTGTAAACAAAGCCGGATTAGGAGATTCTGAAGTGTATGAGTTTCTGAAGGCAGAAAATATTGACTTGTTGGGTGAAATTCCTTTTAGTAAAGAGTATGCAGGTTTGTATGCAAAAGGGAAAATTGTGAGCTGTGTTCCCCTTCAATTCGCGAAGGAGTATCGCAAGGTGGTTGAGTATTTGAAGAAATTGAATTAA
- a CDS encoding threonine/serine exporter family protein, with product MQVPGKYKFIVQLGKALHTYGVPSYKSQIYLTEISEKKGIKGSFMDTPTWINYVFYEEEEQTYNYVECVPPGELNLGALSRIVEITNDVLSNKSSFEEAKNAMERLKTAPFAYGKLTELAAFILSAGAFSMILDTSWASAITASFIGAVIYGITLLAHKSGYIRSALESLIAFVATLITGLLSMKFEQINISMTILASIIVFIPGLSITTALEEITSRSLVSGTAKLFDALVSLFKQFFGVVLGLAILPLFVDLQPNNVINDVPEWLDYFAIVILALSLSVVFKVRTRDLLYCVIAGFISFYTTTLFDFTGILVSIFIGTIVAVSISKLFGKITRSPQLVFLIPGIVMLVPGSKAFIGLSSVFLDAPGAQNNMGAQVLYIFMGIIGGLIFSGSFMDRNIKKASSKSMLSGQ from the coding sequence ATGCAGGTTCCCGGAAAATATAAATTCATAGTGCAGTTGGGTAAGGCCTTGCATACCTACGGCGTACCCTCCTATAAATCGCAGATTTATCTGACAGAGATTTCGGAAAAGAAAGGGATTAAGGGTAGTTTTATGGATACACCAACCTGGATCAACTATGTGTTTTACGAAGAGGAGGAGCAAACCTACAATTACGTAGAGTGCGTGCCGCCAGGGGAGTTGAATTTGGGTGCTTTGTCGCGGATTGTTGAAATCACTAACGATGTACTTTCAAATAAAAGCAGTTTTGAAGAAGCAAAAAATGCGATGGAGCGATTAAAAACAGCGCCTTTTGCTTATGGTAAATTAACCGAATTAGCTGCTTTTATTCTATCGGCAGGAGCATTTAGCATGATATTGGATACCAGTTGGGCTTCTGCAATAACCGCATCTTTTATTGGAGCAGTAATTTATGGCATCACTCTTTTGGCTCATAAATCGGGATACATTCGAAGTGCCCTGGAGTCACTAATAGCCTTTGTGGCCACTCTAATAACTGGTTTATTGTCCATGAAATTTGAACAGATCAATATTTCCATGACCATACTTGCATCCATTATTGTGTTTATTCCCGGATTATCGATTACTACTGCATTGGAAGAGATCACTTCCCGAAGTTTGGTGTCGGGGACGGCCAAATTGTTCGACGCCTTGGTATCGCTTTTTAAGCAGTTTTTTGGTGTTGTTTTGGGTCTGGCAATTCTTCCTTTGTTTGTTGATCTGCAACCTAATAATGTAATAAATGATGTGCCCGAATGGCTCGACTACTTTGCCATCGTAATTTTGGCCTTGAGTCTTTCGGTGGTGTTTAAAGTGCGGACAAGAGATTTGCTGTATTGTGTAATTGCTGGATTTATCAGCTTTTATACCACTACACTTTTCGATTTTACAGGAATTTTAGTCAGCATATTCATCGGGACTATCGTGGCAGTGAGTATCAGCAAGTTGTTTGGTAAAATAACACGATCGCCGCAGTTGGTGTTTTTAATACCGGGAATTGTGATGCTTGTTCCCGGAAGCAAAGCATTTATCGGCTTAAGTAGTGTGTTTTTAGATGCACCGGGAGCGCAAAACAACATGGGTGCACAGGTGCTTTATATTTTTATGGGGATTATTGGCGGCTTAATCTTTTCAGGTAGTTTTATGGATCGCAACATCAAAAAAGCTTCTTCGAAAAGCATGTTGTCCGGGCAATAA